The Loxodonta africana isolate mLoxAfr1 chromosome 6, mLoxAfr1.hap2, whole genome shotgun sequence genomic interval GAGTAAATTACTCAGTGTGGGAGGTTTGCTACACAGTTGGCTGAAAGTACAGATGTTTCTTACACAGCTCAGTTTAAGATACTTGCTGGATTCTGTCCCAGTAATGAAATACACAaaccatcttttgtgtgtgttgtatgtGAACCAGTAAAAGAGAGCAGAGAAGATATATTCTCGACAGTAAACGTCTTGTTTAATAAAAGCAATGTCATCGTAGGAAAATGGCATAAGTGTACCCGTTGATGGCATAGCTACCCAGGAGGGAATGTTTTCTGTAAAAAGGTTGAAGATGTAGAGTATCACCCGCAAAGCGCACTCATTGCCTGGTCCACACTGAAACCACTGTAGGAAAGAAACAGAAGCTTCGAGGTGCATAAAGGGCAGGAGGTtcaccccatgtgtgctgagtagaactgctccacaggggctttcaaggctgtgacctttcagaagcagattgccaggcctttcttccgcagtgccTGAGTGGGTTCAAGCCTCTAATCTTCCAGTCAGTAGTTGAGTACGTAAGTATTTTGCTATCCAGGAACTCCAGGAGGTTAtcaaatcaaaccaaaacaaacccactgccatggagtcgattccaactcatatggaccCTGGGTATCAGTGGGGTTAATTTTGTAAACCCAAGAGTGTTCTCCCTGTTAGAGTAGAATCTTTATGATCCTTGGTAATGAGATTAGGAGTAACCCTGAAAACTTGGCCAACCACAAGGGACAAGCCATCTAAAAGGTTGTCACCAGCTCCCCTGCCTGCCTTcactcctcccctctccccaccaccCTTTCTTCTTCTCAAAGACAATTGCGCTGACATTTTTTGAGTTGACAAAGGCTGTCAATCTCAGACAGCCAGCAGAAAGCTCTCCATGCATCTGTACCTTCAAGGTAAAGATGCCCTTTCAATAAAAAGTAACTTTTTgaatgtggcacagtggttaagctatggctgctaaccaaagggttggcagttccaatccgccaggcgctccttggaaactctacggggcagctctactctgccctatagggtcgctatgcgtcagaatccactgaacagcactgggttctgggtttttgAATGAAAACTCATGCTAAAGAGACAGCGTTTTTGCAAAAAGCTGTTTGGAAATATTCCCATTGATGTGTGCTATTGTGGcccaatccaaaaaaaacaaccaaatctgATGGACTcggagtgaccctataggacagttgcagccgagcgctttaacgaTGTGTCACCAGAGCATCTTTTATTTGACGAATAAGACCCCTCATAACtcacatatttttttaaacaacttgGAAGCAGAAGCTGCTGTCTTATTAGTCACATATAAATCACATTGCATAAAGGTCGCCCTTTCAGAGTAGGGCCTTCAGTGGGTTTTAGTACAGGATTTCGCCATCATCACCACTACCCAAATCTAGAACCATCTGCTTTTAAAGCTTTCAGTGCAGACTTCCCTTGAGTTTTGAATCCATTGGCCCGGGTGGCGGCAGACTTTGCTCATCCCGCCCTGGGGAGCACGGTGCGCAGCCTCTTCTCCAGCACAGCGCCCAACCGCCGCCGCTCAGGACCTGTTGCAGGGGTGGAGGGTCCCATGCCCCCGACGTGCCCTTGAGCGCAGCGCTGGGTGTGGGCGGGCCTTGGCTGCGCCTCTGAGACCTAGCCGGGCTGGTCCTCGGCACACCCTTTAGTCCCGCCCCATCGAGAGGCCCGGGTAGCGGCCAGGATGGGGGCCTGGGGTTGAAGGATCTGAAGATAGGGATTCAGGGGGTGGTGGCTTGGGCAGCCGGGGCTTCGGAGTCCTGGGGAGGTGGGGCCTCGGGGACCCCTGGTGTGGGAGCAGAAACTCGGCAGTGGGACCCAGGGACCCTAGGGAGGTGGGGGCTAGAGGGCCCTGGGGAGTCAGGAGGCGgcgggcagcagcagcagcagcagcagcagcagtggcccGGCCAGCAGCGGCCTCGACAGCGGGCGGGCGGGGAGCGCGGCGCTGGTGGTGCCGGCCGGGGGCGCGGCGCTGGTGGTGCCGGCCGGGGGCGCGGCGCTGGTGGTGCCGGCCGGGGGCGCGGCGCTGGTGGTGCGGGCGGGGGGCGCGGCGCTGGTGGTGCGGGCGGGGGGCGCGGCGCTGGTGGTGCCGGCCGGGGGCGCGGCGCTGGTGGTGCCGGCCGGGGGCGCGGCGCTGGTGGTGCCGGCCGGGGGCGCGGCGCTGGTGGTGCGGGCCGGGGGCGCGGCGCTGGTGGTGCCGGCCGGGGGCGCGGCGCTGGTGGTGCGGGCCGGGGGCGCGGCGCTGGTGGTGCGGGCGGGGGGCGCGGCGCTGGTGGTGCGGGCGGGGGGCGCGGCGCTGGTGGTGCGGGCGGGGGGCGCGGCGCTGGTGGTGCGGGCGGGGGGCGCGGCGCTGGTGGTGCGGGCCGGGGGCGCGGCGCTGGTGGTGCGGGCGGGGGGCGCGGCGCTGGTGGTGCGGGCCGGGGGCGCGGCGCTGGTGGTGCGGGCGGGGGGCGCGGCGCTGGTGGTGCGGGCGGGGGGCGCGGCGCTGGTGGTGCGGGCGGGGGGCGCGGCGCTGGTGGTGCGGGCGGGGGGCGCGGCGCTGGTGGTGCGGGCGGGGGGCGCGGCGCTGGTGGTGCGGGCGGGGGGCGCGGCGCTGGTGGTGCCGGCCGGGGGCGCGGCGCTGGTGGTGCGGGCGGGGGGCGCGGCGCTGGTGGTGCGGGCGGGGGGCGCGGCGCTCGTGGTGCCGGCTGGGGGCGCGGCGCTGGGCGTACTGGCAGAGGGCCCCAGGCCGCAGTCCGTGTAGGGCTCGAGGCAGGCGGCGAAGGCCATGACATGCGCCACGAAGTTCTGCTCCTGCACGCCGTGCACGAGGTGCGCCTGCGGGCCGCGCGCGAACAACGCCACGTCCTCGCCGCCATGCGTCTCGGACGACAGGGGCACCGCGGCCTGCTGCTTGTAGTCGGGGAGCACTGGCAGGAGGCGGATGGGCGTCAGGGCGGCCTCCTCTTCCTGAGTCCCTCCCGGCATCTTCGCCACTGTCCCCTCCTGGCGTCCCCTCCACGGTCCCCGCCGCACTCACTACTCTGGCTCTCGTTGACATCGGGCCTGGAGCCGGTGCCGAGCGCGTAGCCGGGCCCGTTGCCGTACAGGATGGAGGTGTAGGCCTTGCCGTCTGAGGCCTTGCTGCTCGCCAGCCCTGCGGGAGAGTCGGGGGCCTTGGATGGCACTGACCACAGCTGGTGGAGGCCGCTGTGTGCAGACGTTTCATGACTATTCACACGGGCCCTACAAGGCTGGTACTATTACCACGCCAATttgatggatgaggaaactgagtcccagcGAGATTTCTGCCATATTAATTTACAGAAGAGCGCTTGCCACTCTCCCCGAGCCTACCCAAGATGGAGCTCCCACGCAGTGTGTAGCCCCCGAAACTGAAGACGTGGGAGTGGTCGGCGGTGACGAGGGTCAGTGTGTCCTTCTCGCTTGTGAGCTGGCCCGCCCTCTCGATGGCGATGTCAAACATGACAGCTTCGGTCAGTGCCATGTAAGCATTGCTTGCGTGGTGACCGTGGTCGATGCGGCCCCCTGTGGCAGACCAGGGAAGTGGATAACCCCCAACCTGCCCCTGAGCCCCTCTGCCTCTGCTCCTTCAGTCTGGTCACTCACCCTCCACAAAGAGGTAGAAGCCCTGGGCGTTCCTGCTCAGCAGGCGGATGGCTGCCTCGGTCATGTCCGTCAGAGAGGGGTCCTGGCTAGTGTCACGGGTTGCATCATATTTCATGTCTGCTGGCTCAAAGAGGCCTGTGGGAAAAGACGGCAGTGGGGGCTGGCCCCTGGCCAGCTGGCCAGGGACAGGAAGGTGGGGGAAGGATTGGTGAAAGCTGTTACCCATGAGGTGTGTAACCGAGGTGTCCTGGGATGCCTGGATGAGCGCTGTGCGGTTCCACACGTAGCGGGCACCCTGCGAATGACAGGACCAGCCTTCAGCCCACAGCCCTAGGGCCCCCAGCCCCCGCCACATCCGTGCCTGACCGAGGCCCTACACCCATAAGCCCCTGCACCCACGAGCCCCCGCACCCATGAGCCCCTGCACCCATGAGCCCCTGTACCCACAAGCCCCTTCACCCACGAGCCCCTGCACCCACGAGCCCCTGCACCCATGAGCCCCTGTGCTCACAGGCCCTTGCACTCACGAGCCCCTGCGCTCACGAGCCCCTGCACCCATGAGCCCCTGCACCCACGAGCCCCTATCACCTGGTGCTTGTCTAGCCACTCCTGCACCAGGTTTCGGTTGTCTGCCCTAACTCCACTCTGGTCTGGGTACTCAGGGTCTGGGGTCCCCGTGGGAAACATGTACTTGCGGCCTCCTCCAAGGATTACCTGGGGTGAAAGGATGGTGCAAGTGGGCTTGGGGCCTGGCTGGCCCTGTGTCCCCTCCTCAGACAGCTTCTAGCTCCCCCCCAGGTCTTTGTGGGAATGGCTCGTTTCAGGCTGTACCTGTTACATCCTCCCTAAGCCCTCCACCAGTCCTCGCCCCCCTCGCCCTCGCCATCTGCCCAGCCCCGCCCGCACGTCAATGTCCGTGTTGGAGATGAGCTGTGTGGCGATGTCCTGGCAGCCCTCATTCAGCGCCTCGGCAGGCATGTCGGTGTCTGAGTACCAGTTGCGGTTCACCGTGTGTGCATATGTGCCAGCTGGTGAGGCATGCTGCACTCGAGTGGTGGTCACCACCCCCACGGACTTCCCTGAGGGTGGCAGAGGTCAGGGTGGGCAGCTGGGGCTCCAGGCCACCTCTGCCCCCACAGCCCAGGCTCCCAGACTACCTGCTTTCTTGGCCCGGCTCAGAACGGACATGACCTCATTGCCGCGGGTCGTGTTGCACTGGTTATAGCGGGCAGCCGCACTCAGGCCGATGGTCCCGTAGTTGGCTTTGACCCCACACAGGTAGGCAGTGGCCGTGCCTGCGCTGTCTGGCACTTGCCTGTCCACGTTGTATGTCTGGGGATAGAGATACCTTCAGCTAAAGCTCTGGGACACACTCAGACTGTGACCCAGGCCTCTGGGCCCGTCCACATCTGCACATAGGCCCCAAAATCAGGCCCACCCTCTGGGGGCATTCCTCCCACCCTGCTTCTGAGCCTGGCAATTGCCCTTACCTTGGACAGAGCCAGGTATGGGAAGTGGTCCATGGCCAGGGATGTCTCAGGCCCCAGGTGGCCATTCAGCTGCCCTTTTAGGATCCTTGTGGCTGTCACCGTGGGCACCCccatccctgaaggagcaggacccTATCAAGGCTGAGCTCCCAGGGCTGTGGGGGTACCAGGGGTGGGCAGCCTTCACACACTCACCATCCCCCAGGAAGATAATGAGGTTCTTGGCGGCCGTCTGGATGGGCTGCAGCTTCTTGGCGGTGTGCAGGGCCTCGGCTGCCTTCTGATTCCAGAAGACTGGGTCCTCCTCCTCAACTGGCCAAGGGGAAGCAGAGGCCGGGTCAGTCTGGGGCAGCCCCTGTTTGTTGGGGCGAGgtaggggctggggtggggggcctTTTTACCTGGGATGAAACCGAGTGAGAGCTGTAGCCTCAggcccagcagcagcagctgcGCCCAGGCCCCTGGCATGCCTGTGGGGTGGCGGAGGGCTGCCAGGCTGGGAGACCGGGAGGCTGGAACCCAGGAGGCTGAGACTGAAGGGCACCAGCTGTTGTACCAGCTCCTGGACTTGAGTCAGGGAAGGACTTTGGCCCTGGCTCTTAAAGACTCCATGTCCCTCCCAGTACCCCAGGGGCCCAGCTGACCCCACCCCTGCCCTGGGCCTTCCACCTTGCTGCTGACCGGGAAGTGGCAGGATATGGCTGAACCAACCAGGGGGCAGGGGTCCTAAAAAAGGCAGGGCCAACCCTCACAAGGTGGGACTAGCTGTCTCtctggaggtggggtgggggactTTGGGGCAGGTCCAGATGAGCCTTATGGGCATGGTAGGGTATGGCTGAGCAGTGTGTTGGGGGGCAAGTGAGGGCTGGGATGTGCGGCCCCCTCATTCACCTCATTTGTTTGGGATTCCCCAGGAGCCTGCTTCGGCCAGGTGAGTGTACAGCGCACAGTCTGGGCAAGGGAGCTGGGCTGGCCACTTGAGGCCTTAAACCCAGGAGACATGGGAAGCAGGTGTGGGGTGGCCTGGTGTACCCCACTGTCTACTTGGTTTCTCACCAGGCTTCACAGGCTCATGGGGTGGGCACTGGGCTTGAGGGTCCATCTGGGGGCCTAGACCCAGAGTTCCTTTTCTGTGGAAGAGGTGGGGCTGGTGGGGGCAACAGAGTGGGGGCCTTGTCTGTGTCTCCACAGCCTCACCCACGTGTGGGCACCTGTGGCCGGAGGAGTGGGTGCAGTGGATCTTCTGGAGGGTATGGCAGgcccataaggagccctggtggtgcagtagttaatcgctcagctgctaaccaaaaggtggagagttcaaacccagcagcccttctgagggagaaagatgtggcagtctgcttttaggAGATTATATTCCGAGTGACTCAGAACAGGTACTGGTGAAGCAGACCTATGCCCGTGGGGTGGAGCCCTGCTCCCTCAGTGGGTAGACGGAGCCCAGGGGGAGTCTCCTCCGACACTCCCATAGGTTTATGTGTGATAAGGAGTTAAGAGGTTCCTGGAGCTCCAGGCTGGTTCTAGGAGCACTCCTCCAAGCCCCGCCCACCGTGACGGCCACCTGAGCCACAGGCACCCCCAGGCTCTAGGACAACCTCCCTGTCCTGCGGCACTCCTCACCATGCCCTCAGGCCCTCCCCCAGGCCAAGCTTAGGCAGACCCTCCAGTCTGGACACCTGGCTCTCTGCCCGCTTGCTCACCGTGCTGACCCTGCCGTATGCTAGGTCTCAGGGAAAGTATTACCTCCTGAGGACGCCCTGCCCCACTCGTGACCCCCGTACCTCCTGCTACCACCTGCACCTTGCTGAGCTAGGGGAATTCttggccaaaggtcagggaagacTAACATCTGGGCTTGTCTGTAATTAATTACAGTAAACCCCGCAAGAACTGGAACCtgcgtaaggtggaaacctgtcagagaaggaaaacaaatatttcccactaatagagacctatagaaaagtgataagactgcaccctgtcaaaggcagaaaacttaggAGACTGGGAAaagcaaggcagtcctgttgagttccggctctcacaggtttcactgtagttgGTCCTTTTTCACCAGGCCACAAGTTAATGGTTCAGAACTCGCAGGTCAGTCTGAAGTTAGAAGGCGTTTCCAGGGACATCTCTCCCCCCTTTTTTAAAGTTGGAATTTTTATTGAGATAGCTGTAGCTTCACACTCAGTTGTAAGAGATACTACAGAGATATTCCTCATACCCATTGCCCAGTTTTCCAATAATACAACCAGAGGCGTATGTATCTGGAGAGTAGTGCCTGTGGCAAACACTGAAGTTATACCCTTGTCCAAACATCGGATAACCTTACCATGATATCAGCTCAGAACTACAAGTCTAGCTCGTTAATGTTTTACTTCCACATTATGGCACTACATGAAAATCACAACTGCACCTCCCTTGCTTTCGCTGATAAAGACTGGTCTATGATGTgctcaaagtcatttttttttttttcagtttcttctctttctacacTCAGCAGAGCAAGATCACACAGTCTGCCTTGACCCGTGGAGGCTCTCACATATGTATTAGTTTTAACTTGCTGAATGACCTCTCACAGCTGGCAACGGAAACTACGATGGTTAATAGTGACTGCTTTCACAGTGCCCCTCGGTGGGATCaaacgccaacctttcggttaagtAGTTGAGGGCAAACCCTTTGTGTCACCCAGTTAAGTAGTTGAGGGCAAACCCTTTGTGTCAGCCAGGGACCTTCACTCAGAATAATTCCCTGGAGATTCATCCAGGGTGTTGATTGCGGAGTCGTGTTCCATGGGATGCATGGACCTCAGTGTGTTTAACCACTCGcctgttgaaggacatctgggCTGACTCCAGTTTTGGCTCTTAccaataaagctgctgtgaacatccaCAAAAGCATTCAGCTTTGTGTGTGAACACCAGTCCTCACTTCTCTGGGATAACTGCCCAGCAGTGGTATTGCATGTGTAGTTTCAAAGAAAGTGCTAAGTTGATTTCCCGAGCGGCTGAAACTGTTTTACGCCCCGATCAGCGACATAGGTGTGAATCAGTTTCTCCGCAGTCTCTCCAGCCTTGGGCAATgtcactgttttttattttagccatcctgATAGGTGCGGGGTGTGACATCCCTTTTAATGCTCTTCTTATGGTGACATCAAGGTTCCTGGGTGGGGCAAGCAATTTGTGCTCGACtcctaacctaagggttggtggttcgaatctgccCAGCAGTGacatggaacaaaggcctggtagtctgcttctgttaaggttacagccaagaaaaccccatggagtagttctcctctgggacacatggggtcgccatgagttgaaatcaacttgatggcaacgagtaaCAACGTGGTGACATTAACGATCAACTACGACTTACCTCAGTTCCTTGTGAATTTTTTCATGTGCCCAGGCCGGAATGAAGACCAACACACATTACCTATCACTTGCAGTAAACAAAGGATGTCTGTTCAAAGTCTGTGGCCACCACCTGTCCAGGCAGGGGCACCTGGGCCCACCCGAGCCACCTGACTGTGATAACATGCAGTTAcaatccttcctccctctctggggCCCAGGGACCACAAAGCTGCCAGTAGCAGGCTCTTTCTGTGTGCCTTTGGGCAATGGCTCCCTGTTGCCTTGGGCAAGGGGCCTCCCAAAGCCTACTCTCTGGGGACGGTTGTCCTGATGGCCTGCATGTCCCACAGGACCACATCAAGGGCCCCTAGCACCCTCTACTGTTGTCAGCCACTTACTCCACAGAGGCGGGGCAGGGCAGTGCCAAGTTGGCCCCATATAAGCTGtcccagcccctgccctccaGATCTCATGGGGACATCTCACAGGCAGAACAAAAACCGAATGGCACCCGGGTAGCCAGAAGGCTTGGGGAATGTTGTGACGGCCCCTGCCCCTCAGAAAGGGATGCCCatcaccaaacccaaccccagcCCCAACGGCGCCCTCTCCGGGAGACAAAGGCAACCCTTTCCATGACATTTTCCCATCACTGGCCATGGAAAGAGCACGGGTATCCCCCTGGTGCTGGGACACTGGCAGCGAGCACATGCCACATCCTACCATCTGGGTGCCCCACCCCACAGACCTCATGAGGTGGGGTGCTGAGCCTCCTGAACCACCTGGGGGCCagggggctgggctggggcaAGCAGGTGGGGAGTACCAGGTGGCCAAACTTGGGGTGCACCAGTGGGGTGGGGGCATCTCAGCCCCAGGCCAGCCAGAGCGGCCGTGCCTGACCTTTCAGCACGTGTGGTGACTTCTCCCCTCTCCTGACAGGCCTGCCCATGTATTTCAAGGCCAGCAGGCTGCTTTTAGGGTCTTTTTCCATCTGGAGTTTTCTTGGGCGCCCCTAGCCTGCCTGAGTGAGGGCAGTCAGGAGGTGGCTCAagggttcagtggagcttacaAAGGAGCTGATTGATGGCCAGGGGCCGGGGTGAATCTCAGCCGAGAGCAGCAGGAGCATGTGTTGGGGGTGTGCGGTCACTGTGGGTCACATGGAGGTCAGCGTGGCCGGAGAGTTTTGGGGGGTCACGTGAGGGCCCTGGCCTCAGGGGAGAGAGATGGAGCCTTCGTTCCCAGCTGCTCCTGGGGGGTTGCAGAGCAGTGTTGTGTCCACTGCAGGGGGCTGTCAGCCACCCGTGGACGGGACCAGACTCTGGACTTCTCCAGGGAGCAATGGATGGGCCCCAACCGTAACAGCAGCCTGGGAGGGGCTGGCTCACACATGGGGACCTTTTAGAAGGAACCAGAGATAGCACAGACATGGTGAGCCACGGGCCGCAGGGGGGCAGGAAACGTTTGCAGGGGTATGTTCTAGGGCCCAGCAGAGCTGAGTACATTTGAATCCAGCTCGAGGGCACACCCTGGGGCATATCCACAGACCCCAGGATTGCACCATGCATTCACTGCCTCTTATGGacggaattgtgtcccccccaaatacatgttgtaaatcctagcttctATTCCCGTGGTTATATTCCCAATGtggaatgagttttttttttttttttctttgctgtgttaatgagacagaattagtgcAGGATGTATCTTCAATTTGACTCTTTctcttttaacattttattgtgttgtaGATGAAAACTTGCATAGCAAATtatgttcccatttaacaatttttgtatGACTTGTTCTCTGACATTGGTTACTTTTCTtataatgtgtcaacattctcattatttccatttgttttgtcctgtttccattaatctagtttccctgcccttcgttaacttctcatctttgttttagggtaaatgttgaacACTGGGTCTCATACAGTTGATTATGTAGGGAAGTACAGTATTCACAGGTGatggtttttttaaataagccaATCTATTGTTTGGATGAAacgtgacctccaggagtggctttagttccaagttcaaagggtatcttagggcactagtctgggggtgggggggttcgTCTAGTCTCTATCGGTCCAGGAAGTCCggtgtttgaattttgttctacatttttctccctttctgtccgggaccttctattATGTCTCTGGTAAAAACAGAAGGTAGTAACAACAGGTACTGTTttgttcttccggtctcaggctcggtgaggctgtggttcacgtgggctgttagtcctgtggactagttccTTCTTTGAGTCATGGGTttacttcattctcttttgttccaggtgagcagagaccaatagttgcatcTTCTTCCgagttataaaagagattaaacaatcaaGCTAATAAGCTGAGAtggtggaagagagatgccaagccacgtgaggGCTGCccaggaccttccttcagagccaacagagagagaaaggcttcccctagagccggcaccctgaattctcacttccagcctcctaaaccgtaagaaaataaatttaggtttgttaaagccactcacttgtggtaattctcagccagcactagatagctaataAACTCCTCTCCACCTCAGGGTTACCACAGGCTTGGAGTTTGGGATCAGAGAGCATTTGTGAAGCTCACAGACAGGCACCAGAAGGCTCTGGTGAGTAGAGGGAGCTGTGATGCTGGCAGAAGATGGGAGCTCTGGGGGCAAGGGGAGGTACTGAGGCTCCAGAGGTCCAGGAGGCTGTTTCCAGTCTTCTCCTGTGGTGGGGGTTGGGCAGGTTCTCCAGGAGAGGCCAGCCCCAGGAAGGCCTCAGGAGAATGGGACACTGGGCAGCTAGGGATCAGTGCCGCTCAATGAAGATCACAGAGGCCTGTGGGTCAGGTCAGACCCCACCTGGAGGGTCTCCTATCTAGAAGGGGATGGACATGTGAACCCAGTCATTCTCCCAGATGTGGTCCCAGGCCAGCATGAGGGCCCCTGGGCTGGCACTGGGAAGAGGGTAGGTCTTACGGGCTGGGGTGCTGATGGGTGGTGCCTAGGGCAAAGGAAACCCCAGGGGCAAAGGCCTGGATGGGGCAGGGTCCAAGGTACAGCCTGGGCTCTTCTTGTGACACATCTTTCGGGATACCAGCAGATAGTAAGCCTGGGCCAGGCAGGGCGGGAGAGGAGGCTGGATGCATTCTGATACTGGGGCGCAGGAGGGACCTTTGCTGGGCTTCATGGCTGACAGGCGTGGGGCTGAGAGAGGCAGGGAGCTGAGCTGAAGGGCTTCCTCCAAGACGCCGCCGATTAAAGAGGAGAGGGGAGTTCAGGCAGAGAAGCAGGTGGGAGAGTCCTGGCAGAGAAAGGACAGGACCGCTGCAGAGGAGGGACTTTGGACATTCTGTGGCACTTTctgcactttggaaaccctggtggcatagtggttaagtgctatggctgctaatcaaaatgtcagcagtttgaatctaccagatgctccttggaaaccctatggggcagttctacgctgtcctatagggtcgctgtgagtcggaatcaacttgacagcaacaggttttctgaACTTTGACCTTCAGGATCTGCTCTCTCCTTGGCCAGACCAAGGAGACAGGCCCCACCTTCCTTGTTGGCTTCATCCCGACAGTGCCCCTTGAAACAGCCACTCCCCAAAGATTCTCCTCTGCAGAGATGGAGTCGTTTCTTGGCCACCAGCTCTCTGACTGgcctctgaactgtctctcctctTACCAGGCTGTTCATTCCCACAAAATGAAATCTTGAAGGCCAGTAAGCATGTGAAAAGGTGTTCAACCAATGCAAAATAAACCACATGGGGTAGTATTAGAGACCACCAGGTTGGCAAAGACTACAAGATCCAACTGTAGGGAGTCTTGGAGAGGAAATGGAAACACAGATGCGTTAGCCAATAAAACCAATGTATGCACCATTGACAATGCGGCAGTTCCACTCCTGGGTAAATATCCTCGAAGAACCATGACACTCACGCGCCGGGATGTACGTACCAACATGCTCAAAGCAGCATCATTTAAATGGCCACATATTGGAAAGAGCCCAAGTGTTATCAACAGAAGAAAGGATACAAGTTGTTGGATAGTCATCAGTGGAATATTATACAGCAGTGAAAATGACGGGCCTTTTACTACATGCACGAGCTTAAGTCAATCTCACAAATATGATGTTATGTGAAAGATGCAaatcacaaagcaatatgtaCTGTTTTTAcacttatataaagttcaaaaacaggcaaaactaaaccGTATtggtgataacaacaacaaaatccagttgccgttaagttgatttcaacttgtaGGATCACACGTgttgcagagaagaactgtgctccgtagggttttcatggttgtgaacttttgggaaggagattgacaggcctctcttctgagaagcctctgggtgggtttgaaccaccaagcttttggttagtagctgagcacttagccatttgtaccatccaggaatTCCATTTGGTGCTAAAACGATGGAAAGAAAATGATTATAAAAACATCCAGTGGTTCCTTTAGGTGGGGAGGGAAAGATAAGGTTGCGAAGGGGAGGTCCTGGGTTGGGGGATGCTGGCCACATTTCTATATTTCTTAGCCTTGGTGGGGGTTACTTTGATATTCACTTCAATAATTATTCTTTAAACCATACTTTCATGTTTTACAAACTATTCTGAATATTtgatatatctcaaaa includes:
- the ALPI gene encoding intestinal-type alkaline phosphatase gives rise to the protein MPGAWAQLLLLGLRLQLSLGFIPVEEEDPVFWNQKAAEALHTAKKLQPIQTAAKNLIIFLGDGMGVPTVTATRILKGQLNGHLGPETSLAMDHFPYLALSKTYNVDRQVPDSAGTATAYLCGVKANYGTIGLSAAARYNQCNTTRGNEVMSVLSRAKKAGKSVGVVTTTRVQHASPAGTYAHTVNRNWYSDTDMPAEALNEGCQDIATQLISNTDIDVILGGGRKYMFPTGTPDPEYPDQSGVRADNRNLVQEWLDKHQGARYVWNRTALIQASQDTSVTHLMGLFEPADMKYDATRDTSQDPSLTDMTEAAIRLLSRNAQGFYLFVEGGRIDHGHHASNAYMALTEAVMFDIAIERAGQLTSEKDTLTLVTADHSHVFSFGGYTLRGSSILGLASSKASDGKAYTSILYGNGPGYALGTGSRPDVNESQSMLPDYKQQAAVPLSSETHGGEDVALFARGPQAHLVHGVQEQNFVAHVMAFAACLEPYTDCGLGPSASTPSAAPPAGTTSAAPPPLSRPLLAGPLLLLLLLLLPAAS